Within the Bradyrhizobium ottawaense genome, the region GAGCGATGAGCCCCTTCATGAAACGCGTGCTGGTGTTGTCCGCAGTGATCGCGGCGCGTGTCGGATGTGGCGCCGGCGCAGCCGAAGCCGCCAGTGATCCAAGGGCGGCGCAACTCACCTATCAACCGTGGGCCAAGATTTGCGTCAATCGACCCGACGGCAATTCCGACTGCTTCACTTCTTCCGGCGCGAAGGGCGCGTGTCAGCCTTCCGGAGGCGGAATCGCCGTCTGGATCCGCGACGGCAAACAGCGAAGCCTGTCCATCAACCTGGTGACGAAGCGCCTGCTCGACGGCACCCTCGCGGTCCGGATCGATCAGGGCACCCCGATCCCAATTCCTGATCCGAATTGTGGGGAATTGGGCTGCCGGGGCAAGCTCGATATCGACACCTATTTCATTGAAGGCCTGAAGCATGCGCGCACGATCAGCATCGAAGCCATGGCCCGCGATCGTCAAGGCATCACCCTTCCGTTTCCGCTCGCAGGGTTCGCCGAGGCCTTTGACGGTCCGGCCGGCGGACCACCAAAGGTAGCTGAGATGACCAGCGACGAATTGAACGCGCGGTTGAAGCGGGCAGCGAACCCGCCACCATGCGAGGAATAGGCAGCGCTACTTCTTCCAGTCCACGATCTTGCTCTTGTCGCCCGCGAATTCCATGCTGCAGAACGTGCCGCCCTGGTAGAAGTCGCCGACCGGATCGGGCTTGAGCTTGGCCTGCTCGGCCATTGCATGCTCGCGAAAGTCCTCAGCCCTGCCGGTCGGCCGGTAGCCGAGGTCGTAGGCGCGGTGGTTGTCCCACCAGGCGCGCTC harbors:
- a CDS encoding invasion associated locus B family protein; this encodes MKRVLVLSAVIAARVGCGAGAAEAASDPRAAQLTYQPWAKICVNRPDGNSDCFTSSGAKGACQPSGGGIAVWIRDGKQRSLSINLVTKRLLDGTLAVRIDQGTPIPIPDPNCGELGCRGKLDIDTYFIEGLKHARTISIEAMARDRQGITLPFPLAGFAEAFDGPAGGPPKVAEMTSDELNARLKRAANPPPCEE